The Acinetobacter sp. SAAs474 genome segment GAATGTTTCTGCTTGAAAAACATCATTAAGGATAAATTCCATATCTTTAAGTGGTGCATTATAAATTGGCATGGTGTTTTCCTTTCCTTTCTTTGTCACATCAGGTGAGCAAAGTGTTTTTAACTAAGATATATGGGCATAAGACAAAATTGATTTGTTTTACACCATTAAGATTAAATTCTTTCAATCAATGCTGATTCGATAACGACCTATCTTAAATTTTCCAACATCATCTAAAATATGGTTTTACACGATAGAACTGCTTAAAAACAGCATAACTATATTGAATATTTTTAGACTTTAAGAGAGATAATGACGTTGATATAGACATAATAAAACCTAATATCAGATGGGTTGAAGCAGTAGATAAAGAACAGTCGTTTTCAAATTTCACTCAGCAGATTTTTGTTGTTCGAACGTAAAAACAATACATTTAAAATTTTAAAATTGGAATTTTATTTCCCATTATTGACCTCTTCAGTTCAACTTTCTTGACAAATTATGTTTCACATGAATACAGAATATACTTAACACGATCTAAAAATGCTGTTTAGTTATGACTGTTTCGGTGTATAGTCAATATGATTGTGGAATAGGATAAACTTAATTCTCGACGATATTCGTCATTAGGTTTTTCCGATGTTTATGGAACAAAAACTATGAGTTCAATACGCCAACAAAATTTTCTATTGCGCAAAGAGCAAATTTTATCAATGGCTGAAATTTTATTACTCGATAATAATCAAGATATTACTTTAGGAGAATTGGCCAGTGAACTCGATATTGCAAAGGGAACAATCTACAAACATTTTAAAAGTAAAAACCAATTATATTTAGAATTGATTATTGTCAATGAAAAGCGGCTATTAGAAATTTCTAAAAAATATAATAATGATATTAAAACCTACGTATCACAATATATGCTCTATAATATGCTCAATTCAAACCGAACGATTTTGCTGCATGTTATTGAAGAACGTTTAACCAACAATGAGCGGAAGCTTAAAGAAATTTTCGAAGAACTCTATAAAATTAGAGAAGAACGTATTATTGAAATTAGAGATATGACCAGTGAATATTTAAAATCACTCGATAGTGCAATGTCAATTAGAGATTACTTATCTTATATCTGGACCGTAACTTATGGTGCATCCTTATTACTCAATTCAACCCATTATCAGAAATCAATTGGATCACGCGAAAGATTAATAAAATTATATATAAATCAAGCCTTAATGACTCCAGATAAAATTACCACTGTCGAAAAACTTTAGTCTGTTCGTTATTATTGATCTGATTAATGATGAAACAATCATAGCTTATCGAGCTTTCTTTAAAAACCAATGATGATTACACTTAGGATAAACTCAACGCTATAGACTGTAATAATGTCATTGATCAGCATAATGGCTGCTTTAAGCAGCCATTAATTTTTTGTCTACATACTTTGAGAATATGAATAGCAGCATTAAGCACTCGACATAAACCCCACGGTCACTACTTTGACTAGGATCACTTATCGTTTTAAGTTCAATTGAATAATCAACATTTAATCGGTGAAAAAACTAAAAAATAGCTAAATAAAAAATAATTTAATTTTTTTATTCCATAAAGATGCATTACTCTAACATCAAGACAATTATAATTTTTTATTATAGAATAGTTTAAATAAAATCGCTTGGTATGCAAATAAAATGAAACCAATAAATCAAAATTTATCTATTAATTTAGATTTGATAAAAAATAGTGAATTACTCTATTTTTTTAAACCATATATGTGGAAAAAAACCAGTTATCACTTTTTTTGTGAGGAAAGTATCGCAGAGCACACTGTCAACCGGTTAGAAATTATCAATAA includes the following:
- a CDS encoding TetR/AcrR family transcriptional regulator, with the translated sequence MSSIRQQNFLLRKEQILSMAEILLLDNNQDITLGELASELDIAKGTIYKHFKSKNQLYLELIIVNEKRLLEISKKYNNDIKTYVSQYMLYNMLNSNRTILLHVIEERLTNNERKLKEIFEELYKIREERIIEIRDMTSEYLKSLDSAMSIRDYLSYIWTVTYGASLLLNSTHYQKSIGSRERLIKLYINQALMTPDKITTVEKL